A single region of the Balaenoptera ricei isolate mBalRic1 chromosome 12, mBalRic1.hap2, whole genome shotgun sequence genome encodes:
- the LOC132376173 gene encoding cytochrome c oxidase subunit 7A2, mitochondrial, with protein sequence MLRSVLALRQIAQRTISTASRRQFENKVPEKQKLFQEDNGIPVHLKGGVADALLYRTTMILTVAGTAYAIYQLAVASFPKKQG encoded by the exons ATGCTGCGGAGTGTGCTG gctCTTCGTCAGATTGCCCAGAGGACCATAAGTACTGCTTCACGCAGgcagtttgaaaataaagttccagagaaacaaaagctgTTTCAG GAGGATAATGGCATCCCAGTGCATCTAAAGGGCGGGGTAGCTGATGCCCTCCTGTACAGAACCACCATGATCCTCACGGTTGCTG gAACAGCGTATGCCATCTACCAGCTGGCTGTGGCTTCATTCCCCAAGAAGCAGGGTTGA